TTGGGAGTTCAAAGCGATGTAAAAGTTCTTTGACTTTCTCTTTTCTTTCTTTTGACGTTCCTACTCCGTGTATAATAAAAGGTTCTTCAAGAATATATCCGATTGTATGCCTTGTATTAAGTGATTCAAAAGGATCTTGGAATATCATTTGTATGTCGCTTCTAATCTTTCTTAATTCTTTTGCTTTTAATTTTAAAAGATTATCCCCATTAAAAATAACTTCTCCTTCATTAGGTTCATAAAGTCTTAAAACAGCTCTTCCCAATGTAGTTTTACCACATCCAGATTCTCCAACAAGACCAAAAGTCTGGCCTTGTTGGATTTTAAAAGATACTCCATCAACAGCATAAACCTTTCCAATCTTTCTCCAAAATATACCTCCGTATATTGGAAAATGAACTTTTAAATTTTTTATTTCAAGGATAAATTCAGATTCAGCCATATTTTTATTCCTGTTCCGATTTTAACATATGGCAAGCAGCAAAATGTTCATTGTTTATCTCAATCATTTTAGGCTCACTAACACATATATCTTTTACTTTATTACATCTATTTTGGAATCTGCATCCGTCTGGCATTTCATATAGACTCGGCACCATGCCTTTGATTGTTGGAAGTCTTGTTTTTCTTTTACTTTCAAGACGAGGAATTGATTCAAGAAGTCCAATAGTATAAGGATGCTGAGGATTATGAAAAATATCATATACGTTGCCTATTTCTATAATTTTACCCCCATACATAACTGCAACATGATCACACATTTCAGCTACAACTCCAAGGTCATGGGTAATAAGAATTATAGACATTTTATTTTCTGTTTGAAGAGCTTTCATAAGTTGCAATATTTGAGCTTGAATCGTAACATCAAGTGCTGTTGTAGGTTCGTCTGCAATTAAAACTGAAGGATTACAAGCAAGAGCTATTGCAATCATTACACGCTGCCTCATGCCTCCAGAAATTTGATGCGGATATTCTCTTATTCTTTTTAAAGGATCAGGGATACCCACTTTTTCAAGCATTTTAATTGAATCCTCGAAAATATTATTAGCTTTTCCAGTATAACCATGGATTTTATATACTTCACTAATTTGTTTTCCGATAGTATGAACTGGATTTAAAGAAGTCATCGGTTCTTGAAAAATCATAGAAATTTTTTTCCCTCGTATTTCATGGAGCTTGTTAGGATTAAGCTTGACAATATCGACTTCTTTAAAAAAAATTTCACCATTTTCAATAAAAGCTGAAGGTTTTGGTAAAAGTCTCATTATAGAAAGAGCTGTAACAGTTTTACCACAACCAGATTCGCCAACAATCCCAAGTATTTTACCTTTTTTTACTTCAAAGCTCACATTATCTACAGCTTTAAAAATTCCTAAATCTGTGTTAAACGCTACAGAAAGATTTTTAACCTCTAATATTTTATCATTATCGTACATTATAGACACCTACAATAAGCAATATATATTTCTATCAACAAATCCTTGGCAATCCTTCTTCTATTGGCATTTCTAAAATCCGTTTGGTCCCATACTGTGTTTTGATTATCACCCTACCCTTTGGTAATTTTTTGTTGATTTTTCCAATAATGGTCGAATCTTTTCCCAATGGATGATGTCTCATGATGTCAAGCGCTCGGCCTGCTGATCTATGGGATACCACAATAATACATTTTCCTTCATTGGCTAAACTCAATGCATCTAAGCCAAACACATCCAATATTGTTCCAGTTTCAGGTCGAATCGGAATTAACCATTCATCCAAGCTCATCTCAAAACCAGTATCTATAGCAAACTCATTTAAGGCTGCCGCCAATCCTCCACGAGTTGGGTCTCTTAAAGCATGAAGATCCGAGCCTATACCATTTATTATGTCCTGAACCATTGGCCATAATACAGCACAGTCGCTTTGGATATTAAGGTTTGGATCAATTTGATGCCGAGCATTTAAAATAGCTAACCCATGATCACCAATATACCCGTTGATTAATATAACATCCTCTTCCATGATTTGAAACGGATGTATAGGTAATATTGATTGTTCAATCCCAATACCGGTAGTGTTGATAATAATTCCATCCAATTTATTTTTTTCCAC
This is a stretch of genomic DNA from Desulfobacterales bacterium. It encodes these proteins:
- a CDS encoding ABC transporter ATP-binding protein; translation: MYDNDKILEVKNLSVAFNTDLGIFKAVDNVSFEVKKGKILGIVGESGCGKTVTALSIMRLLPKPSAFIENGEIFFKEVDIVKLNPNKLHEIRGKKISMIFQEPMTSLNPVHTIGKQISEVYKIHGYTGKANNIFEDSIKMLEKVGIPDPLKRIREYPHQISGGMRQRVMIAIALACNPSVLIADEPTTALDVTIQAQILQLMKALQTENKMSIILITHDLGVVAEMCDHVAVMYGGKIIEIGNVYDIFHNPQHPYTIGLLESIPRLESKRKTRLPTIKGMVPSLYEMPDGCRFQNRCNKVKDICVSEPKMIEINNEHFAACHMLKSEQE
- the hypE gene encoding hydrogenase expression/formation protein HypE — encoded protein: MNDVVKLAHGFGGRLSYQLIEELIKPSLGEPFGPTLDAVNLGELKGNIVFSTDSFTVSPQFFPGGDIGKLAACGTLNDLAMHGAKPMFLSLALIIEEGFPLSSLKKILTSIGQSSTSIGVKIVTGDTKVVEKNKLDGIIINTTGIGIEQSILPIHPFQIMEEDVILINGYIGDHGLAILNARHQIDPNLNIQSDCAVLWPMVQDIINGIGSDLHALRDPTRGGLAAALNEFAIDTGFEMSLDEWLIPIRPETGTILDVFGLDALSLANEGKCIIVVSHRSAGRALDIMRHHPLGKDSTIIGKINKKLPKGRVIIKTQYGTKRILEMPIEEGLPRIC